In Paenibacillus sp. FSL R7-0345, a single window of DNA contains:
- a CDS encoding collagen-like protein, whose product MGFFPGPGGGQGFPGFPGGPGGPGGPGGPGFPGGFPGTPGGGTGGPGGGPGGAQAPTAPPPQFVPQMTATAYAVDPGGIRRCLFRNTYVWLNNGEQFWFFPVFVGRNSVAGFRWFGFSWAYFGIDLNRISSFTCF is encoded by the coding sequence ATGGGATTTTTTCCAGGGCCGGGTGGCGGCCAAGGATTTCCGGGGTTCCCGGGAGGACCAGGTGGACCAGGGGGACCGGGAGGACCGGGATTTCCAGGCGGATTTCCGGGGACACCGGGGGGAGGAACGGGAGGACCCGGAGGCGGACCGGGCGGTGCTCAAGCGCCAACGGCTCCTCCACCGCAATTCGTACCGCAAATGACGGCTACCGCTTATGCCGTCGATCCCGGCGGGATTAGACGCTGCCTGTTCCGCAACACCTACGTCTGGCTGAACAACGGCGAGCAATTCTGGTTCTTCCCGGTATTCGTCGGCCGTAATTCGGTTGCCGGCTTCAGATGGTTCGGCTTCTCCTGGGCCTACTTCGGCATTGATTTGAACCGGATCAGCTCGTTCACCTGCTTCTAG
- a CDS encoding Type 1 glutamine amidotransferase-like domain-containing protein, which yields MKLLLTSAGVNNKSIYDALVDMLDKPIADCSALCIPTAMYGHPWVGPGVNAWQFISGKSENPMVELGWKSVGVLELTALPSIGQDRWVPLVRETDVLLVSGGDALYLYHWMQESGLADLLPSLQAVYVGMSAGSMVMAPNIGEFFVGWTPPAGSDEALGLVDFAIFPHLDHELLPGNTMAAAEKWAAGKQGPSYAIDDQTAIKVIDGAAEVISEGNWRYFSA from the coding sequence ATGAAATTACTGCTTACCTCTGCGGGCGTTAATAACAAAAGTATATACGATGCTCTGGTTGACATGCTGGACAAACCAATTGCCGACTGTAGCGCTCTGTGTATCCCGACCGCGATGTACGGACACCCATGGGTTGGGCCCGGCGTCAATGCCTGGCAGTTCATCAGCGGCAAATCTGAGAATCCCATGGTCGAACTGGGCTGGAAGTCCGTCGGTGTGCTGGAGCTTACAGCGCTGCCAAGCATTGGCCAAGACCGCTGGGTACCGCTGGTCCGCGAAACAGATGTCCTGCTGGTGTCGGGCGGCGATGCTCTCTATCTGTACCATTGGATGCAGGAATCCGGACTGGCCGACCTCTTGCCGTCGCTGCAGGCTGTTTATGTGGGGATGAGCGCCGGGAGTATGGTGATGGCACCTAACATTGGGGAGTTCTTCGTTGGTTGGACACCGCCCGCTGGTAGTGATGAAGCACTTGGTCTGGTTGATTTTGCAATATTCCCGCATCTGGACCATGAACTGCTGCCTGGGAATACGATGGCAGCTGCAGAGAAGTGGGCTGCCGGGAAGCAAGGGCCATCCTACGCCATTGATGATCAGACCGCTATTAAAGTAATCGATGGAGCAGCCGAGGTTATTTCCGAAGGGAATTGGAGATATTTTTCGGCCTGA
- the rsgA gene encoding ribosome small subunit-dependent GTPase A — protein sequence MIDLKNYGYTEIEAIQDGLTPGRVTELRRERYTVMTGRGEVTAVLKGAFYHSAEMRADFPCVGDFVLLQYNESGDSLIVTVLPRRSKFSRADYSGHASGYAKTIREQVVATNFDYVFILSSLNLDFNVTRIMRYLTQVRQSGGQPVILLTKADLVDDYNLHLSEVTHSIPDVPVHAICSHTALGLNELAPYLMPGKTVVFLGMSGVGKSSLVNALLDDNVTKVQEIREADSRGRHTTTHRQLFMLPSGTMVIDTPGMRELGLFDAGEGIHASFSDVEEWFPKCRFTDCRHQAEPGCAVLAALEDGSLPRERWEQYVVQQHEHKYVQNRTGYLIDKNARNKTIAMRSKQTKKNGGYKK from the coding sequence ATGATTGATCTAAAAAACTATGGCTACACCGAAATAGAAGCAATTCAAGACGGATTAACACCCGGCAGAGTGACGGAGCTGCGGCGCGAGCGTTACACAGTCATGACCGGACGCGGTGAAGTAACGGCTGTGCTCAAAGGGGCATTCTATCATAGCGCGGAAATGCGCGCGGATTTTCCATGTGTCGGTGATTTTGTTTTGCTGCAGTACAACGAGAGCGGAGACTCCCTAATTGTTACGGTACTGCCCCGCCGCTCCAAGTTTTCACGCGCAGATTACTCCGGGCACGCTTCAGGCTACGCCAAAACCATACGGGAACAGGTTGTTGCAACCAACTTTGACTATGTGTTCATTCTTTCTTCTCTGAACTTAGATTTCAACGTTACCCGTATCATGCGGTACCTGACCCAGGTCAGACAGAGCGGCGGTCAGCCGGTCATTCTTTTGACCAAAGCTGATCTCGTAGACGATTATAATCTGCACCTATCTGAAGTTACACACAGTATTCCTGATGTGCCGGTTCATGCGATTTGCAGTCACACCGCTCTGGGGCTGAACGAACTTGCTCCTTACCTGATGCCCGGCAAAACAGTCGTCTTTCTCGGCATGTCCGGCGTCGGCAAATCGTCCCTTGTAAATGCGCTGCTGGATGATAACGTCACAAAGGTTCAGGAGATCCGGGAGGCCGACAGCCGGGGGCGGCATACGACAACACACCGTCAGCTGTTCATGCTTCCCTCCGGTACGATGGTCATTGATACGCCGGGCATGCGTGAGCTTGGACTTTTTGATGCGGGTGAAGGCATACACGCAAGCTTTTCGGATGTGGAGGAATGGTTCCCGAAGTGCCGGTTTACAGATTGCCGCCATCAGGCCGAGCCGGGTTGCGCCGTTCTCGCTGCGCTGGAAGATGGTTCGTTACCGCGTGAACGGTGGGAGCAATATGTTGTCCAGCAGCATGAGCACAAATATGTCCAGAATCGAACGGGCTACCTCATCGACAAGAATGCACGTAACAAAACAATAGCTATGCGAAGCAAACAAACGAAGAAAAACGGGGGTTACAAGAAATGA
- a CDS encoding stalk domain-containing protein, with the protein MRYFKKGFKVTLMCVLLLSVATGVSAATPIRIVVNGNPVSTDVTPKIEKGRVLVPISTIAKALDASVLWDSKSKTVKINTKDNVWDDDLAQGLHWQSIHDMIMQYIIGFDTRNDNMVEPLRSEHFDSDVIGPENVTPVGGIYPALIDTQFIDVKQDKDFITTVRVALIKQEDGLVKQTLDFVLEPAKTASDYGYFIKGVWRVKEEKLKEYSPVPGVTFEGED; encoded by the coding sequence ATGAGATATTTTAAAAAGGGTTTTAAAGTCACACTTATGTGTGTGCTTCTACTCTCGGTAGCGACTGGGGTAAGTGCAGCTACCCCGATTCGTATTGTAGTGAATGGAAATCCGGTATCTACGGACGTTACGCCTAAAATAGAGAAAGGGCGGGTGCTCGTACCGATTAGTACCATAGCTAAAGCACTCGATGCCTCAGTTCTTTGGGACAGCAAATCCAAAACCGTTAAGATTAATACTAAGGACAATGTATGGGATGATGACTTGGCTCAAGGACTCCACTGGCAATCCATCCATGACATGATCATGCAGTACATCATAGGGTTTGATACCCGGAATGATAATATGGTAGAACCGCTTCGTTCAGAGCATTTCGACAGCGATGTGATTGGCCCGGAAAATGTTACCCCTGTAGGCGGAATCTATCCGGCCCTTATTGACACCCAATTTATAGATGTTAAGCAGGATAAAGATTTTATTACTACCGTACGAGTTGCTCTTATTAAGCAAGAGGATGGTCTGGTCAAACAAACGCTGGATTTTGTATTAGAACCGGCTAAAACAGCTTCGGATTACGGTTACTTTATTAAGGGCGTTTGGAGAGTCAAAGAAGAAAAGCTGAAAGAGTATTCTCCGGTACCTGGTGTAACTTTTGAGGGTGAAGACTAA
- a CDS encoding ABC-F family ATP-binding cassette domain-containing protein, with product MSILNVEKLSHGFGDRAIFTDVSFRLLKGEHIGLIGANGEGKSTFMNIITGKLQPDEGKVEWAKRMRAGYLDQHAALTKGQSIRDVLRSAFQYLFDMEQEMNDMYGKMGDVTPEELEQLLEDVGTIQDTLTNQDFYMIDAKIDETARGLGLTDIGLDKDVHDLSGGQRTKVLLAKLLLEKPDILLLDEPTNYLDEQHIIWLKRYLQEYENAFILISHDIPFLNSVINLIYHMENQSLSRYVGDYEYFQQVYEAKKSQLESAFKRQQQEISDLKDFVARNKASVATRNMAMSRQKKLDKMEVIELAKEKPKPQFNFKQGRTSGKVIFETKDLVIGYDSPLSRPLDLSMERGQKIALVGANGIGKTTLLRSILGQIPTISGSARLGDLLEIGYFEQEMKDANYNTCIEEIWNEFPSFTQFEIRAALAKCGLTTKHIESKIAVLSGGEKAKVRLCKLINRESNLLVLDEPTNHLDVDAKEELQRALKAYKGSILLISHEPEFYRDIVTDTWNCESWTTKVF from the coding sequence ATGAGCATATTAAATGTAGAAAAGCTTAGTCACGGGTTTGGTGACCGTGCTATTTTCACGGATGTATCCTTCCGCCTGCTGAAGGGTGAGCATATTGGTCTGATCGGGGCCAACGGTGAAGGTAAGTCTACCTTTATGAACATCATCACCGGCAAACTCCAGCCTGACGAAGGCAAGGTGGAATGGGCCAAGCGGATGCGCGCAGGCTATCTGGATCAGCATGCTGCACTGACTAAAGGACAGTCGATCCGTGACGTGCTGCGCAGTGCCTTCCAGTACCTGTTCGATATGGAGCAGGAAATGAATGATATGTACGGCAAGATGGGCGATGTCACTCCTGAGGAGCTGGAGCAGCTGCTGGAGGATGTCGGTACGATTCAGGATACGCTGACTAACCAGGACTTCTATATGATCGACGCCAAAATCGACGAAACGGCCCGCGGTCTCGGCCTGACCGATATTGGTCTGGACAAGGATGTACACGATCTGAGCGGCGGACAGCGCACCAAGGTACTGCTTGCTAAGCTGCTGCTGGAGAAGCCGGATATCCTGCTCCTGGATGAGCCTACCAACTATCTGGATGAGCAGCATATCATCTGGCTGAAGCGTTATCTGCAGGAATACGAGAATGCCTTCATTCTGATCTCCCATGATATTCCGTTCCTGAACAGCGTAATCAACCTGATTTACCATATGGAAAATCAGTCGCTTTCGCGTTATGTCGGCGATTACGAGTATTTCCAGCAGGTGTATGAGGCGAAGAAGTCGCAGCTTGAATCTGCCTTCAAGCGTCAGCAGCAGGAAATCTCCGACCTGAAGGATTTCGTTGCCCGGAATAAAGCGAGTGTGGCTACCCGTAATATGGCGATGTCACGCCAGAAGAAGCTGGACAAGATGGAAGTGATCGAGCTGGCCAAGGAGAAACCAAAGCCGCAGTTCAACTTCAAGCAGGGCCGTACTTCCGGCAAAGTGATTTTTGAAACCAAGGACCTGGTAATCGGGTATGATTCCCCGCTGTCCAGACCGCTTGATCTGAGCATGGAACGCGGACAAAAGATCGCCCTTGTCGGCGCCAACGGTATCGGTAAAACGACACTGCTGCGCAGCATTCTCGGCCAGATCCCGACCATTTCCGGTTCCGCCAGACTTGGTGACCTACTGGAAATCGGCTACTTCGAGCAGGAGATGAAGGATGCCAACTACAACACCTGTATCGAAGAGATCTGGAACGAGTTCCCGTCCTTCACCCAGTTCGAAATCCGCGCGGCACTTGCCAAGTGCGGCCTGACCACCAAGCACATTGAGAGCAAGATTGCGGTTCTGAGCGGCGGCGAAAAAGCCAAAGTCCGGCTCTGCAAGCTGATCAACCGCGAATCCAACCTGCTCGTACTCGATGAGCCGACGAACCACCTTGACGTAGATGCCAAGGAAGAGCTGCAGCGTGCGCTCAAAGCCTACAAGGGCAGCATCCTGCTGATCTCCCACGAACCGGAATTTTACCGTGATATCGTAACCGATACGTGGAACTGCGAATCGTGGACGACAAAAGTATTCTAA
- a CDS encoding LTA synthase family protein gives MRLKEPRTLSKRSILFFSIIMLAKSYFAWYYLFEDGPTWSTWIKEIPFVLIIFCLIEWFATKRKIAIYMLVNLLITILFFSLIVYHNHFGIIATSQVIGQAKQVGAVKKSIFAVIHPQYMLIFLDIIIISLIMLSRKKALAWKKAMSRRSNRKVVAALFCISLVICMMNIFPNKASMNETVQAEQMGILNYEAYALLAGQEEELIDSSAITQAVIDQTKGITATSTPILNGAAKGKNLIIIQMESFQNFLVHLSVDGKEITPNINKLADSSIYFPRFFQQVGQGNTSDAEFIVNTSFYVPPDGPATEIYAPKELPSLPKLLQEQGYDTATFHTNEVDFWNRGELYRALGFNRYYDKAFFGEDDTIFYGSSDEILYSKTSAELARMNESSQPFYSHVISMSSHNPFTIPENKYQMKLPERYEGTFVGDYIRAQNYADYALGQFIAELKENGVWDDSLVVLYGDHRGLPIFSLKDQDNVLLEEILGKEYTERDLINIPLIISSAGVPAPSVQNQLGGQVDILPTVANLLGVSVDDHIHFGQDILNHRDYNLLPQRYYLPTGSFVNNEELFLSGSGFEDGQHYTLSGDGDKPLQSTEDEFNSALKLLQLSDSYVSQLPDREIEEE, from the coding sequence ATGCGGTTGAAGGAACCACGTACACTCAGTAAAAGATCCATACTCTTCTTCTCTATCATCATGCTGGCGAAAAGCTACTTTGCCTGGTACTACCTGTTCGAGGACGGGCCGACCTGGAGTACCTGGATTAAAGAAATCCCCTTTGTCCTGATTATCTTCTGTCTGATTGAGTGGTTCGCCACCAAGCGGAAAATTGCCATTTACATGCTCGTCAATCTATTAATCACGATATTATTCTTCTCGCTGATTGTCTACCATAATCATTTCGGGATCATTGCCACCTCACAGGTAATCGGCCAGGCGAAACAGGTAGGCGCTGTCAAAAAGAGTATTTTTGCCGTCATCCATCCGCAGTACATGCTGATCTTCCTGGATATTATTATCATCAGCCTGATCATGCTGAGCCGCAAGAAGGCACTGGCCTGGAAAAAAGCGATGTCGCGCCGCAGCAACCGCAAGGTTGTAGCCGCCCTCTTCTGCATCTCGCTGGTCATCTGTATGATGAATATTTTTCCGAACAAAGCCAGTATGAACGAGACGGTTCAGGCGGAGCAGATGGGCATTCTGAATTATGAGGCCTACGCCCTGCTGGCAGGTCAGGAGGAGGAGCTGATCGACAGCTCGGCGATTACGCAGGCTGTGATTGATCAGACTAAAGGCATTACGGCCACGTCGACCCCGATCCTGAATGGCGCTGCCAAGGGTAAAAACCTGATTATTATCCAAATGGAATCTTTTCAAAACTTTTTAGTCCATCTGTCGGTTGACGGGAAGGAAATCACTCCCAACATCAACAAGCTGGCAGACAGCAGCATCTACTTCCCTCGCTTCTTCCAGCAGGTCGGCCAGGGCAATACTTCGGATGCGGAGTTTATCGTCAACACTTCGTTCTATGTCCCGCCGGATGGTCCGGCAACCGAAATTTATGCGCCAAAAGAGCTCCCAAGCCTGCCTAAGCTGCTGCAGGAGCAAGGCTACGACACCGCCACCTTCCATACGAATGAAGTGGATTTCTGGAACCGCGGTGAGCTGTACCGGGCGCTTGGTTTTAACCGTTATTATGACAAAGCCTTTTTCGGCGAGGATGATACGATTTTCTACGGTTCGTCCGATGAAATCCTTTACTCCAAGACTTCTGCTGAGCTGGCCCGGATGAATGAGAGCAGTCAGCCGTTCTACTCCCATGTCATCTCGATGTCCTCGCATAATCCGTTCACCATTCCGGAGAACAAGTACCAGATGAAGCTGCCGGAGCGGTATGAAGGAACGTTTGTCGGTGACTACATCCGCGCCCAGAACTATGCGGACTACGCACTGGGACAGTTCATCGCTGAGCTCAAAGAGAATGGCGTATGGGACGACAGTCTGGTTGTATTGTACGGGGATCACCGCGGGCTGCCGATTTTTTCGCTGAAGGATCAAGACAATGTACTGCTCGAGGAGATTCTGGGAAAAGAATACACCGAACGCGATCTGATCAACATTCCGCTGATCATTTCCTCTGCCGGTGTACCTGCACCAAGTGTGCAGAACCAGCTGGGCGGTCAGGTGGACATTCTGCCGACAGTAGCGAATCTGCTCGGCGTTTCAGTGGATGACCACATTCACTTCGGCCAGGATATTTTGAATCACAGAGATTACAACCTGCTGCCGCAGCGTTATTATCTGCCGACCGGATCATTTGTCAACAATGAGGAATTGTTCCTGTCCGGCAGCGGATTCGAGGACGGCCAGCATTACACGCTGTCCGGCGACGGCGACAAGCCGCTGCAGTCCACTGAGGACGAGTTCAACTCCGCGCTGAAGCTGCTTCAGCTGTCTGACAGCTATGTATCGCAGCTGCCGGACCGCGAAATAGAAGAGGAATAA
- a CDS encoding BlaI/MecI/CopY family transcriptional regulator, with the protein METYKLFDAEYKFACLIWDNEPINSTELVKLSQAKLGWKKSTTYTVLRKLCERGILQNEDATVTAIIKKEEVQQYESETVVEKAFGGSLPQFLTAFLGKKKLSGQEAEELKRIIEEATR; encoded by the coding sequence ATGGAAACTTATAAATTGTTTGATGCCGAGTATAAATTCGCCTGCCTGATCTGGGATAATGAGCCGATTAATTCAACAGAGCTGGTGAAGCTGAGCCAGGCCAAGCTGGGCTGGAAAAAGTCCACGACCTATACAGTGCTCCGAAAGCTGTGCGAGCGGGGGATTTTGCAGAATGAGGATGCAACCGTGACTGCGATCATCAAAAAGGAAGAAGTACAGCAATACGAGAGCGAGACCGTAGTGGAAAAAGCCTTCGGCGGATCGCTGCCGCAATTTTTAACTGCTTTTCTCGGCAAAAAGAAGCTGTCCGGACAGGAGGCTGAGGAGCTGAAGCGGATCATTGAGGAGGCCACCCGATGA
- a CDS encoding HAD family hydrolase, with the protein MDSIIFDLDGTMWDSSEVVTVAWNDVLRRYADVPHVITKENLQGIMGLLPAEVGKILLPGMEEAVQQRLLDECCEAECQHLVKQGGVLYEELEEVLTALSAKYKLFIVSNCQKGYIEAFYEYHQLGRFFIDYENPGRTGLSKGENIKLIMQRNNLVNPVYVGDTEGDRKAAAFAGIPFVFASYGFGEVREEPDYTINRLSDLVELFH; encoded by the coding sequence ATGGACAGCATTATTTTTGATCTGGACGGGACGATGTGGGATTCTTCGGAGGTTGTGACAGTAGCGTGGAATGATGTGCTGCGCAGGTATGCGGATGTTCCGCATGTGATCACCAAGGAAAATTTACAGGGGATTATGGGTCTGCTGCCTGCCGAGGTTGGCAAAATCCTGCTTCCCGGGATGGAGGAGGCAGTGCAGCAAAGACTTCTGGATGAGTGTTGTGAAGCCGAGTGTCAGCACCTTGTCAAACAGGGCGGAGTATTATACGAAGAGTTAGAGGAAGTCCTTACTGCACTGTCGGCAAAATACAAGCTGTTCATCGTAAGCAACTGTCAGAAGGGGTATATCGAGGCTTTTTATGAATATCACCAGCTGGGCCGGTTTTTCATAGATTATGAGAACCCGGGCCGGACCGGCCTGTCCAAGGGTGAAAATATCAAGCTGATCATGCAGCGTAACAATCTAGTTAACCCAGTTTATGTAGGAGATACGGAGGGAGACCGGAAGGCGGCCGCGTTTGCCGGAATTCCATTCGTTTTTGCAAGCTACGGATTTGGTGAGGTTAGGGAAGAGCCGGATTATACGATTAACCGTTTGAGCGATCTTGTAGAGCTGTTCCATTAA
- a CDS encoding GNAT family N-acetyltransferase → MIRPANLEDKKDISRLLMQLGYQDTEFFIKRNMERLLADPNEELMVYEAEGRVIACISLHYIPQLGMEGDIASISYLVVDSSIRSKGIGKELEEFASASATKRGCSSIQVHCHSRRIDAHRFYERQGFKEAPKYFSKMLE, encoded by the coding sequence ATGATTAGACCAGCAAATTTGGAGGATAAGAAAGATATATCCAGACTATTGATGCAATTAGGCTACCAGGATACAGAATTTTTTATTAAAAGAAATATGGAAAGACTTCTTGCAGATCCCAATGAGGAATTAATGGTATATGAAGCTGAAGGGCGTGTTATCGCCTGTATCTCCCTGCATTATATCCCGCAACTGGGTATGGAAGGAGATATTGCATCAATTAGTTATCTTGTTGTGGACTCCTCAATTAGAAGTAAGGGAATTGGAAAGGAATTAGAGGAATTTGCCTCTGCTTCTGCCACAAAAAGAGGATGCAGCAGTATCCAGGTTCACTGTCATTCCAGAAGAATAGATGCTCATAGATTTTATGAAAGACAAGGTTTTAAGGAGGCTCCTAAATACTTTTCAAAAATGTTAGAATAG
- a CDS encoding M56 family metallopeptidase, which translates to MITELFVTVLNMSITAGYVAAAVILARLFLRRVPKIFSYLLWSAVLIRLILPVSFTSGFSLLRLVQPHSNNPAGIGVMEFVPSDIALQLRPAVDAGIGGISRLINSSLPAAAQMASINPLQIILWASSIIWLTGVAVLLLYSVISYIRITARVRTATLVRENIFESDQINAPFVCGFIKPRIYIPTGMSDQELTYIVLHEQTHIRRLDYLIKPLAFLLVILHWFNPLMWLSYALMGKDMEMSCDEAVVRKLGSGIKGGYSTSLLTLATGRRGVPAGSPLAFGEGNVKSRIKNILAYRPPSPWVTVISFVLITVILAVCIVNPKPVALPESPLLYNGYHVEQLLTNRTPYIGAASKVGGLIGGTPVPEGLKAAGMELQTVAPPYGLTIKYDMNDSAGVKKDEAISGDVFYRNAIVLFSLIDNVDSITYVLTDPVGQVTYSLTDKSSPYGSASYSYTFERGQIDKLLGGDVRQYGADEAGLRQLIDRSGEMLSVNY; encoded by the coding sequence ATGATTACGGAGCTGTTCGTCACTGTCCTCAATATGAGTATCACAGCGGGCTATGTGGCAGCAGCAGTGATACTGGCGAGATTATTTCTGCGGCGTGTCCCCAAAATATTCTCCTACCTGCTATGGTCAGCAGTATTAATCAGACTGATTCTGCCTGTCAGCTTCACTTCCGGCTTCAGCCTGCTGCGGCTGGTTCAGCCCCATTCAAACAACCCGGCGGGAATAGGTGTTATGGAATTTGTCCCTTCCGATATTGCGTTACAGCTAAGACCAGCTGTTGATGCCGGGATTGGCGGAATCAGCCGCCTGATTAATAGTTCGCTTCCGGCGGCAGCCCAGATGGCAAGTATAAATCCGCTACAGATTATTTTATGGGCCTCAAGTATAATCTGGCTGACAGGTGTGGCGGTTCTTTTGCTTTACAGCGTCATATCGTATATACGCATTACGGCCAGAGTGCGGACGGCGACGCTGGTCAGGGAGAATATTTTTGAGTCGGATCAGATTAACGCGCCTTTTGTGTGCGGGTTTATTAAGCCGAGAATCTACATTCCGACTGGAATGAGCGACCAGGAGCTGACTTACATTGTATTGCACGAACAGACGCATATCCGCAGATTAGATTATCTGATCAAACCGCTTGCTTTTCTACTGGTGATTCTGCACTGGTTCAATCCGCTGATGTGGCTGTCCTATGCGCTTATGGGAAAAGATATGGAAATGTCCTGCGACGAAGCTGTCGTCCGGAAGCTGGGCAGCGGCATAAAGGGTGGTTATTCTACTTCTTTACTAACACTTGCTACGGGCAGGAGAGGTGTACCGGCGGGGAGTCCGCTTGCTTTTGGAGAGGGGAATGTGAAATCCAGAATTAAAAATATTCTCGCCTACCGCCCGCCTTCACCCTGGGTCACGGTAATTTCGTTTGTGCTTATCACCGTTATTCTTGCTGTCTGTATAGTTAATCCCAAGCCTGTAGCGTTACCAGAGTCACCGCTGCTTTATAATGGATACCATGTGGAGCAGTTGTTAACAAACCGCACACCCTACATAGGTGCTGCCAGCAAGGTCGGCGGTCTGATCGGCGGAACGCCGGTGCCCGAAGGGCTGAAGGCTGCCGGGATGGAGCTTCAGACGGTTGCTCCGCCCTATGGCTTAACTATTAAATATGACATGAATGACTCTGCCGGAGTGAAAAAAGATGAGGCAATCAGCGGAGATGTCTTTTACCGGAATGCTATTGTGCTATTCAGTCTGATTGACAACGTCGACAGTATTACTTACGTGCTTACTGACCCGGTTGGGCAAGTTACTTACTCGCTCACAGACAAATCCAGTCCATACGGCAGCGCGTCCTACAGCTATACTTTCGAGCGGGGACAGATTGACAAGCTGCTCGGAGGAGATGTCCGCCAATATGGAGCAGATGAAGCGGGGCTGCGCCAATTGATTGACCGTTCAGGTGAAATGTTATCTGTGAATTATTAA
- a CDS encoding phosphotransferase: protein MNIKTETLIYALSQQFKQDILSADYQTRSLQGGTVGNVQLVTGTAETANEEKLPYHIVLKIQHKWERYGDPGSWRREYDLYTSDLGTTFSDAFRWPVCYHAELNAEENEFQLWLEFIDGVSGLELTGDMYELASLELGRYQGKLYTGQPAALQSLTNLSHADLMKKTYLHYRSWPLVYNYIRSAECEFPQHIRQMLIDIDEQSDEIFARIEKLPLVLCHRDFWVTNLIYADGAIALIDWDTSGWGYLGEDLASLIADEADIGHMVEYYQRCVPAYYKGFAEYAADAPPVAAHCVYEMILIVFGYRLVESYIHSEDGGKAQSLQTLQKVYEMKNTPLLR, encoded by the coding sequence ATGAATATTAAAACCGAAACTTTAATTTATGCCTTAAGCCAACAATTCAAGCAGGACATTCTCTCGGCTGACTACCAGACTAGGTCTTTACAGGGCGGAACGGTAGGAAATGTGCAGCTTGTAACAGGAACCGCTGAAACCGCAAATGAAGAAAAATTGCCGTATCATATCGTACTGAAAATCCAGCATAAATGGGAGCGTTACGGTGATCCGGGCTCATGGCGACGGGAATATGATCTCTATACGTCTGACTTGGGGACAACGTTCTCGGACGCTTTTCGCTGGCCCGTATGTTATCACGCTGAGCTCAACGCCGAAGAAAATGAATTTCAGCTGTGGCTGGAGTTCATCGATGGCGTATCCGGTTTAGAGCTGACTGGCGATATGTATGAACTGGCCTCGCTGGAGCTGGGGCGTTATCAGGGCAAGCTGTATACAGGGCAGCCTGCTGCGCTGCAGAGCCTGACCAACCTGAGCCATGCGGATTTGATGAAAAAAACATATCTGCACTACCGGTCATGGCCGCTTGTCTACAACTACATTCGTTCGGCGGAATGTGAATTCCCGCAGCACATCCGGCAAATGCTGATCGATATCGATGAGCAGTCAGACGAGATATTCGCCCGCATCGAAAAGCTCCCCCTCGTGTTATGCCACCGGGACTTCTGGGTGACGAACCTGATTTATGCTGACGGCGCAATCGCACTTATCGACTGGGATACCTCCGGCTGGGGCTACCTCGGCGAGGATCTTGCCAGCCTGATTGCCGATGAAGCGGATATCGGACACATGGTTGAATACTACCAGCGGTGTGTTCCGGCGTATTACAAAGGCTTTGCGGAGTATGCGGCGGATGCCCCTCCTGTCGCTGCTCACTGCGTCTACGAAATGATTCTGATCGTGTTCGGGTACAGGCTAGTAGAGTCCTATATCCACTCAGAGGATGGCGGCAAGGCCCAGAGTCTCCAGACGCTGCAAAAAGTTTATGAAATGAAAAATACTCCTCTACTGCGCTGA